AGCCCTAAATTGGGAAACAAAATTAACACAAAATATGTTCCTTGCAAACCCGCTACAATTCaacattgtttattttttattttctttcattgCTCCGTTTGACATACAGTGATGATTTTTACTTTGCCTCTATTgccatatttttgcaaaatacacGCCTAGAATCAACTAAATACATGCGTTATGCCAGATGTTAACAGTTTTATTTGAAACTTTACCATTGAATGGGTGTTTGCCATTAAGTGATTTGCAGTTTTGCTAGTTGCTGACAAAATCctaagaaaacattttataataataataacacagGATAATAATTTAGGAAAACTTAGGTCAAGCcgatcagccgaccatggcgaaacaattaaaggtggtctcatttgtacaacaaccacatatcatatggtgcaatccgccatgttgtcatcaagctgatcgacgtttgcCAACACATACAAAGAAAATTGTGAGTGTGTATGCATGTGAGTACATGAGCGGAGAATATGCGCGaaggaaaattacaaaaaagagaatgcaaacaaaaatctgtcatcttaataccatcAAACCTGGTCGGCTGTTAATAGCTGTTCGCATGAtatcacctttttaaatccgccttggtttTATGTGTGCAATATAGTTAAGggccataacacacacacacaaacaacgaaaaatggtctgaactagtaacatactcaaaatcagagttgcatcaaacactgattttggcagatctcgggtttttgtttttggccaaCTGCTCTTACTCGTAAATTAATTTATCTTGCGAACAAATACCagaacacattccgtagaagaGGTACGGAGTTCTATGAggaaaatagtagcgacatgtcgctgcgccaatacaaatttcgcttcaattaattgcaaatgtaatttaatacaaataagcaccaatcaactctgtttcaatgatgttgtttttgttgtgtgttgcAGGGTTCATGTCTATATTGGAGATAGCTAATGAGCTTGGTATAAACCCTAGAAAGACTGATCTGGTACTTGATATGGCAGATAAGAGGGAACTTCGTCAGTTCGATTGGGATTATTAAACGAGTGCCACTCAATTTAATACAACCAGCAAttacaaaaaccaaaatttgtaaaagttttattttgatgTTTACATTTAAATTAGATTTTTGCGCGTCGAATTCAATATTGCAAATGTTAAAACGTTTGCAGTTGTTGAAACATTGCAAATGTTAAAACATCTGCTGTGCTGATGCGGCCACCCTATTTGATACACCTTGTGAAGTACTTTATCACCAACAACATAAAAACCATATAGTGAAATCGCTATCTTGTCATccagctgatcgacgttttgccaacacacaaagaaatttgtgtgcgtgtgtgaacGTGCACCGAAAGTATGCGAACATAAACAGAGAATATGcaagaaagaagaaaacaacaaagagaatgcaatcaaaaatctgacatattaataccgtcaaatctggccggcttttaacagctgttcgcgtgaggccactttttttaaatccgcctttttttaaatccattgcgaaacaattaaaggtggtctcatttataaaacaaccacaaatcatatggtaccATCCGCCATATTGTCATCAATcggatcgacgttttgccaacacacacaagcaaatttgtgtgcgtgtgtgcatACATGTGTGAACATGAGcagagaagataacaacaaagagaatgcaaacaaaaatctattgggttgcccaaaaagtaattgcggattttttaatagaaagtaaatgcatttttaataaaacttagaatgaactttaatcaaatatactttttttacactttttttctaaagcaagctaaaagtaacagctgataactgacagaagaaagaatgcaattacagagaaaaatccgcaattactttttgggcaacccaatagcatctTAATCCAATCCAGTAAAACTGAGCGGCTGTTAACAACTGTTCGCGTGAGGccttaaatccgccttggataCAACCcaaaatggcggattgcactATATGATTTGTGGTCGTTGTATAAATGAtaacacctttaattgtttcaccgTGGGTCATGGTATAATTAAGAGGtagtgtcattagcacaacaacaaaaatctaaccCAACAAAACTACCTCGAGTGGCAAATGCCATAAATTGagatgtcaaagtggttttagaaataaactttgttttacaactgatattcttcaaatgtgtttaatatttgtattttcatcattataacactgttttgttgcttatgtgcgacatatcggatcaaatagaacatgaTTTtaagatataataaaaaatcacagctgtgttatcaagccggttttacgtaccggattgacccgatggagtctttcatcggcaagggctgccgcctcggtgtacaacgaCAACAACCAGTGATTagtacaactctgattttgtgaaTGCAACTGGTTCgcaccatttttcgttgtttgtgtgtgataTAGTTCTTAACTaatcacacacaaccaaaactcattgAAAGATAGTGAATTTCGCGATTAAAAATTGCACTCAGCTGTTTGCGGGACATTACCTGCTAATTTTGTCATAAGTGTTACCTTCCATTAATGTACCTTGGCAATTTTCGTATATAATAACTGTTTTGCCGACTCTGCAATTTTTGCTTTTACCATCTGTGCTTCTGAATAACACAAAATCTGTTGtgtgttttgaaaaaataattaattaaataaattgtttGCGACGTCCAACCAACACGGATTCCAATACCAAAGACATGAAACCACTAGCGGCTGATGAAATGTTTCCAGAGGCAATGGAAGAGGTATTTAGACACCTATTTATATTGTTAAGGACATTGGGTTGCACACAAATATAGATGCGAAGAAGAATATTTTAAAAGCGGGATATTCCATAGTTTGTATTATTTGCGacataaaaacttgaaaaaattatcgACCACTATGGCTCCGTAAAGCAAACCATAGTTCTTATATGGTTCAACAAGTTTACTGAATTTAAagttaaataatataaaactaATCCGTATTAGACATTTTTAAGTGTGATTGTCCTGGCGTAGATCTACAAAAGTCTTTGGCTGTAGTCAACCACGCCAAGCTATTTTAGGACATCACCAACGTTACTTCCAGCATTCGCCATTCGTATGTCGAACTTAGGATTTAGAAATGGAAGCCCCTTAACCTCTCTTCCACTCTCTTGCTGAAGGCTTGCAAATGGTATTATATGACGATGATTGAACGAACATATCTTCAAGCCCCTAACTTGTCGATTCTGCTACTTATTTCGttgcaagaaatttgaagatatatGCCGACAAATAGTCACTTTGTTCTCTACATCGACAGCGGATGTACGTCGGCATATGGATCTAAAAATCGTTGGTGCAACGATTCCGCTACCAAAATacttcccgagcccaatttagggagtctctctccctattagtgagagtcttaggatcgttcgcaccaagcctctcaataaacctgagaaagtcttctattattccaacctatTAAAGAGccaattataggcatgcgaagaaagaataggttcggccttgtcctttagactcgaactaggcgtcttcgtcaaaagcccctgctgaccagtcgtctgtcggctagtggagccactccaccagtcgaggtttcagtagcagacaacatgctacggcctgataacATCACCgaagctgttgggtctttagaatccattctaagcctatccCGGGCTccagatctgccgctccactggaaacagacgcagatcatcaaccttgagtgatataaattttttcttccaaaaataatgacctatttcgaattacaggaaaattcttgccgagtgaaataacaatacgtccgctccactcaacggttcaagaaattgcggctagtaagggctcaaaaagttaaatcgggagatcggtttttatgggagctatatcaggttatagaccgatttagaccgttcttggcacaattgttgaaagtcataacaaaacattatctgcacaattttagctaatttggattaaaattgcgggttgtaagagctcaagaagtcaaataggaacatcggtttaaatggtagcTGCATCATgttacagactgatttggactgtacttgaaacagttgctggaagtcacaaCTGAAAACttggtgcaaaacttcagccaaatcgtacgaaatttgtggcttccaggtgctcaagaagtcaaatcggaagatcggtttttatgggtgctatgtctaaatttgaaccgatacggcccatttgcaatcatcaactacctacatcaatattaagtatctgtgcaaaatttcaagcggttagctttacgcgttcgaccgctttcgacagacggacggacggacggacatggcttgatcgaatcagaatatcgagacaattcagaatataaatactttatggggtcgcagattaatatttcagggtgttacaaacggaatgactaggttagaaaacccccatcctatggtggcgggtataaaaagtaaaacaaacgtTATAAAAGCAACACTAAACatgtttgtataattttttaactacctttaaaacttatttttgccattttatgttattttgtcAACAAAATAATAGTCAATTGTTAAGCCTaaacaaaacagctgaaccaaaacagctgttttcgaaaattcgaaattccttCCCAAATTTGTTTCTCTCCACACTCAATCAGAATAGGATTTTATTTAAGAGAGTAattaattccctgggagttttcACCATTGGGCTGTTAATTAAAGTATTCCATTAGCTGGTACAACGGGTGTATTTACTGCCATATGTGTTATATTTCTTTCAGCtgccaataaaatttatttccatgtttttttttaatcttttattTTCAGTCTGGCGGCTCCTCAGCTATACTCATGGACTTGGCAAGCAATGAAAAACATGTACATGCCGACTTCTACAATGATTTCGATGACCTCTTCGATGATGACGAGGATGATTTACTCAATGTCGATATAAATGCTTAAACATCCAAACCCCCCCCAATTCTCACAACCatgtataataaacaaaaagacGCTTTTGGCAaagttcagttttttttttcgtttctgattttgttttactttcaaTCGGCTTATTTTacaatttaatgcattttcattaTTGCAGGCTGAATTGAATTTGTGGTTTTgagtttgttggtttgtttctttttaaatttcttctcatcttttttttacaattatatattaatatgtatatttattcaaaataaaaagagaaaactaataaaaaaaaatacaacttaAGCAAGACTAGCACctttacaataataaaaaaaattaataaacaaattaaacaaGACAACTCAGTATTGTGTGGGTGTGTACTtggtgtacatacatacatacctacATATGATAAATACATATACTATAAATTAAATGCTTCTTTTGCACTAAATCTCACAaaggaattggaaaaaattcacTAAACACAACAAGAAAACAAGcagaataaaaaaatgtaataaatatTACAATTACTACTCGAAAACGCTTCCATGCAAGGATTTCTCCTCGTCTCCACATCAATACATACATCATATATAAAGATATCAGTACAAGTTTATAAAAAATGGGCGTGTGTTTGGTGTgtgtttctaaaaaaaaattaacagtgACGAATACAAGGCCTTCAGTATACTCTTAAAAATAATTTGGTTttcctgttttgttttgtctcctttgctgtgttttgttttgttttatactATTTTGCTTTTACTATGTTTTTCTAAGTTTATAGTTAAGTTTTGAAGGGATAAAaggaattaaggattttttttgcaatttggatgcCCCATTGTTCATGTC
The genomic region above belongs to Stomoxys calcitrans chromosome 5, idStoCalc2.1, whole genome shotgun sequence and contains:
- the LOC106090618 gene encoding COP9 signalosome complex subunit 9, with amino-acid sequence MKPLAADEMFPEAMEESGGSSAILMDLASNEKHVHADFYNDFDDLFDDDEDDLLNVDINA